A part of Synechococcus sp. KORDI-49 genomic DNA contains:
- the cbbX gene encoding CbbX protein: MVSSVDLAAAYADSGVAEVLEQLDRELIGLKPVKTRIREIAALLLVDQARQQLELPSTAPSLHMSFTGRPGTGKTTVAQRMSQILHRLGYLRKGHVVTATRDDLVGQYVGHTAPKTKEMLKRAQGGVLFIDEAYYLYKPDNERDYGAEAIEILLQEMESRRSDVVVIFAGYKDRMETFYSSNPGLSSRVAHHLDFPDYSDSELLAIAGLLLEAQHYRLSAEASEAFVEYVARRRQLPFFANARSIRNAIDRARLRQANRLFARMGEALTRDDLITLEAADIRASRVFQGEVEGHHPEVSGA; this comes from the coding sequence ATGGTCTCCTCGGTTGATCTGGCGGCGGCCTACGCCGACTCCGGAGTCGCTGAGGTGCTCGAACAGCTGGATCGGGAGCTGATCGGCCTGAAGCCGGTGAAAACACGCATCCGCGAGATCGCCGCCCTGCTTCTGGTGGACCAGGCACGCCAGCAGCTGGAGCTGCCCAGCACGGCGCCGAGCCTGCACATGTCCTTCACCGGACGCCCTGGTACCGGCAAGACCACCGTGGCGCAGCGGATGTCGCAGATCCTCCACCGCCTCGGCTATCTGCGAAAAGGTCATGTGGTCACCGCCACACGCGATGACCTGGTGGGCCAGTACGTGGGGCACACCGCCCCCAAGACCAAAGAGATGCTCAAGCGCGCCCAGGGGGGCGTGCTGTTCATCGATGAGGCGTATTACCTCTACAAGCCGGACAACGAACGGGATTACGGCGCCGAGGCGATTGAGATCCTGCTGCAGGAGATGGAGAGCCGCCGCAGTGATGTGGTGGTGATCTTCGCGGGCTACAAGGACCGGATGGAGACCTTCTACAGCTCCAACCCCGGGCTCTCCTCCCGGGTGGCCCACCACCTTGATTTCCCCGACTACAGCGACAGCGAACTTCTGGCGATCGCCGGACTGCTGTTGGAGGCCCAGCACTACCGCTTGAGCGCGGAGGCCAGTGAGGCGTTTGTGGAGTACGTCGCCCGTCGGCGGCAGCTGCCGTTTTTCGCCAACGCCCGGTCGATCAGGAATGCGATCGACCGGGCCCGGTTGCGGCAGGCCAACCGTCTGTTCGCCCGGATGGGAGAAGCGCTCACCCGGGACGATCTGATCACGCTGGAGGCTGCTGATATCCGCGCGAGCCGGGTGTTTCAGGGAGAGGTGGAGGGCCACCATCCCGAGGTGAGCGGTGCGTGA
- a CDS encoding chloride channel protein translates to MTRFQLRLMALLTGAISGAAVALTMGVIAWLTRMLWGDPVEEGLERQIPLLWSMGVCGGVGVALALLHRRGPATLLPELPETIQELRHPETAPRRRDGHAILGASLSLVGGGSVGPEALMTRLATLISQRIWKGRDQDLQLATVAGSLGMFGLPLLGGAVVHDGTPKSSAGGSGQRSLIDRWIPGSLGGIAGFAAFHGMEEVSGGSLRQLPYSWPSNLGEDLGSLSAGLLAGVAGWGLGWLLLHWRTWLEQRQLLAHWPWWPVVTGLLLGVWMHWLPLVPFAGEDQLKPLLEGMNTSEAVVLILSGLIKLGMLGLCLETGWRGGIFFPVFLIACAVGSGLHELSPGIGSLGSWCGGVTGALYATVLRSPLVALLLGVALLQGHGATAVLLGVAVAWLITHRSPRDGGPPPLPETPGSRGYQQPPA, encoded by the coding sequence GTGACCAGATTTCAACTGCGCCTGATGGCTCTGCTCACCGGCGCGATCAGCGGTGCGGCCGTCGCCCTGACCATGGGCGTGATCGCCTGGCTGACCCGGATGCTCTGGGGTGATCCGGTGGAGGAGGGTCTGGAACGCCAGATCCCGCTGCTCTGGTCGATGGGAGTTTGCGGCGGCGTCGGCGTGGCGCTTGCACTGCTCCATCGCCGCGGCCCGGCAACCCTGCTGCCGGAACTGCCCGAAACCATCCAAGAGCTGCGCCACCCGGAAACCGCACCCCGACGCAGAGACGGGCACGCGATTCTGGGCGCAAGTCTGAGCCTGGTGGGTGGCGGCAGCGTGGGGCCGGAGGCGTTGATGACCCGGCTGGCCACGTTGATCAGCCAACGCATCTGGAAGGGACGGGACCAAGACCTCCAGCTGGCCACGGTGGCGGGCAGCCTCGGCATGTTCGGCTTGCCCTTGCTGGGGGGGGCTGTGGTCCATGACGGAACGCCGAAATCCAGCGCCGGCGGATCCGGGCAACGGTCGTTGATCGATCGCTGGATCCCAGGCTCCCTCGGGGGAATCGCCGGTTTCGCCGCCTTCCACGGCATGGAGGAGGTCAGTGGCGGATCGCTGCGGCAACTGCCTTACAGCTGGCCCAGCAACCTCGGGGAAGACCTGGGCAGCCTGAGCGCCGGTCTGCTGGCCGGCGTGGCGGGCTGGGGCCTCGGCTGGCTGCTGCTGCACTGGCGCACCTGGCTGGAGCAGCGGCAGTTGTTGGCCCACTGGCCCTGGTGGCCGGTGGTGACCGGACTGCTGCTCGGCGTCTGGATGCACTGGCTGCCGCTGGTGCCCTTCGCTGGGGAAGATCAGCTGAAACCGTTGCTGGAGGGCATGAACACCAGCGAAGCAGTGGTGCTGATCCTTTCCGGCCTGATCAAGCTTGGGATGCTGGGCCTCTGCCTGGAAACGGGCTGGCGCGGCGGCATCTTTTTCCCTGTGTTTCTGATCGCCTGTGCCGTCGGCTCCGGACTGCATGAACTCAGTCCAGGCATCGGTTCCCTCGGCAGCTGGTGCGGCGGCGTCACCGGAGCCTTGTATGCCACCGTGCTGCGCTCACCGCTGGTGGCCCTCCTGCTCGGCGTGGCGCTGCTGCAAGGCCATGGAGCCACGGCCGTTCTGCTCGGGGTTGCCGTGGCCTGGCTGATCACGCACCGCTCACCTCGGGATGGTGGCCCTCCACCTCTCCCTGAAACACCCGGCTCGCGCGGATATCAGCAGCCTCCAGCGTGA
- a CDS encoding NADH-quinone oxidoreductase subunit M, with protein MLLSLLLLIPFLGALALILWPADPPPERLRIATVVILALQCLVSFGLLIPFDASEAGLQMVEQARWVHSIGLDYALAVDGLSLPLVLMNGVLCLVAAVASRSIENRPRIYFALLLIISGAVNGAFLAQNLLLFFLFYELELIPLWLLIAIWGGSNRAYAATKFLIVTAVSGVLILGAFLGLALVTGTMDFSLRPILAGDLGMTAQLLLMGALLIGFGIKIPLFPFHTWLPDAHTEASTPVSVLLAGVLLKLGTYGLLRFCLGLFPEAWQVAAPWLAAWAAISVLYGSLAAIAQTDMKRMVAYSSVGHMGYVLLAAAAATPLGLMGALFQMVSHGLISGVLFLLVGVVYARTGTRDLNVLRGLLNPQRGLPLTGSLMIIGVMASAGIPGMAGFISEFLIFRGSLQPFPVATLLSMVGSGLTAVYFLLLVNRAFFGRLAIAPGEVTNPRILDPVALREQVPAIALSFGVLVLGLAPELLANLSEAATTGLSQLSGGLS; from the coding sequence CGTGGTGATCCTTGCCCTGCAGTGCCTGGTGAGCTTTGGCCTCCTGATTCCCTTCGATGCCTCGGAGGCCGGGCTGCAGATGGTGGAGCAGGCCCGCTGGGTGCATTCCATCGGCCTCGACTACGCCCTGGCCGTGGATGGTCTGTCGCTGCCGCTCGTGCTGATGAACGGCGTGCTGTGCCTGGTGGCGGCGGTGGCCTCCCGTTCGATTGAGAACCGCCCCCGCATCTACTTCGCCCTGCTTCTGATCATCAGTGGTGCCGTGAATGGTGCCTTCCTGGCCCAGAACCTGCTGCTGTTCTTCCTCTTCTATGAGCTTGAACTGATCCCTCTCTGGCTGTTGATCGCCATCTGGGGTGGATCGAACCGTGCCTACGCCGCCACCAAGTTCCTGATCGTCACCGCCGTGTCGGGGGTTCTGATCCTGGGGGCGTTCCTGGGCCTGGCCCTGGTCACCGGCACCATGGACTTCAGCCTGCGGCCGATCCTGGCTGGCGATCTGGGCATGACGGCCCAGCTGCTGCTGATGGGAGCGTTGCTGATCGGTTTCGGCATCAAGATTCCGCTCTTTCCGTTCCACACCTGGCTGCCCGATGCCCACACGGAGGCCTCCACGCCGGTGTCCGTGCTGCTGGCGGGGGTGCTGCTGAAACTGGGAACCTACGGATTGCTGCGCTTCTGCCTGGGTCTGTTCCCGGAGGCCTGGCAGGTGGCGGCCCCCTGGCTGGCGGCCTGGGCGGCGATCTCGGTGCTGTACGGGTCGCTGGCGGCGATCGCCCAGACCGACATGAAGCGGATGGTGGCCTACAGCTCTGTTGGCCACATGGGGTATGTGCTTCTGGCTGCGGCAGCGGCCACACCCCTGGGGTTGATGGGAGCTCTGTTCCAGATGGTCAGCCATGGCTTGATCTCGGGCGTGCTGTTCCTGCTGGTGGGGGTGGTGTATGCCCGCACCGGAACCCGCGATCTCAATGTGCTGCGCGGTCTGCTCAATCCCCAGCGCGGCCTGCCGCTCACCGGTTCGCTGATGATCATCGGTGTGATGGCCAGCGCCGGCATCCCTGGCATGGCGGGCTTCATCTCTGAATTTCTGATCTTCCGAGGCAGCCTGCAGCCCTTCCCCGTTGCCACCTTGCTGTCGATGGTGGGCTCTGGACTCACGGCGGTGTATTTCCTGCTGCTGGTGAACCGTGCCTTCTTCGGACGTCTGGCGATCGCCCCCGGAGAGGTGACCAATCCCCGTATCCTCGATCCGGTTGCCCTGCGTGAGCAGGTGCCGGCGATCGCACTCAGCTTCGGTGTTCTCGTGCTGGGTCTCGCTCCGGAGCTGCTGGCGAACCTCAGTGAAGCGGCCACCACCGGCCTCAGTCAGCTCAGTGGAGGACTGTCATGA
- a CDS encoding 2Fe-2S iron-sulfur cluster-binding protein, which produces MTDRRITITWPNGHVTDVLVGSDWLPSAATAGVSIPTGCLGGSCGACEIEVNGKVVRACISTVPPSKSGELTVEFATDPHW; this is translated from the coding sequence ATGACGGACCGACGCATCACCATCACATGGCCGAACGGACACGTCACTGACGTGCTCGTGGGCAGTGACTGGCTGCCGTCTGCCGCGACCGCCGGCGTCAGCATTCCCACGGGGTGTCTCGGCGGCAGTTGCGGAGCCTGTGAGATCGAAGTGAACGGCAAGGTGGTGCGGGCCTGCATCAGCACGGTTCCGCCGTCAAAATCCGGGGAACTCACGGTGGAGTTCGCCACCGATCCCCACTGGTGA
- a CDS encoding cobyric acid synthase produces the protein MSSGSPRPLMVLGTSSGAGKSLMTAALCRVLRRRGEQPLPFKGQNMSNNAWVDADGGEMAYSQAMQAWAAELEPCCAMNPVLLKPRGDSTSEVIHGGRSVGTARAEHYYRDWFRPGWQAIRSGLTELQQRWPQGRLVLEGAGSPVEVNLQRRDLTNLRLAQYLRAHCLLVADIERGGVFAQIVGTLALLRPVERPLIRGILINRFRGRRELFDQGRSWLEQHTGIPVVGVMPWLNDLFPPEDSLDLLERRPTRGPVDLEIAVLKLPSISNFSDLDPLEAESSVRLRWVAPGEALGTPDAVILPGSKQTLRDLQAMRSSDLAKQLVGYAARGGSVLAICGGMQLLGEQLDDPEGVEGGEGSGPWAGLGLLPLITRFGGEKALRQRKVQALWPEPIPISGFELHHGSTRATDSLAPLTDEAGLGWWTPTRGGGSITGSYLHGLLDNGPWRRHWLNQLRQRRQLEPLATDRPHHGDHRDQLLDRLADAFEQHVDLTPLLDAEG, from the coding sequence ATGAGCAGCGGCTCCCCCCGGCCGCTGATGGTGCTCGGCACCTCCAGCGGCGCCGGCAAATCGCTGATGACCGCCGCGCTCTGCCGGGTGCTGCGGCGCCGCGGTGAGCAACCGCTGCCCTTCAAGGGGCAGAACATGAGCAACAACGCCTGGGTCGACGCCGATGGAGGCGAGATGGCCTACTCCCAGGCAATGCAGGCCTGGGCCGCGGAACTGGAACCCTGCTGCGCCATGAACCCGGTGCTGCTCAAGCCGCGGGGCGACAGCACCAGCGAGGTGATCCATGGTGGCCGCAGTGTCGGCACCGCCCGCGCCGAGCATTACTACCGGGACTGGTTCCGTCCCGGCTGGCAGGCAATCCGCAGCGGACTGACGGAACTGCAGCAGCGATGGCCACAGGGACGGCTGGTGCTGGAAGGGGCCGGCAGTCCGGTGGAGGTGAATCTGCAGCGGCGCGATCTCACCAACCTGCGCCTGGCCCAGTATCTGCGCGCCCACTGTCTGCTGGTGGCCGACATCGAACGCGGCGGTGTGTTCGCGCAGATCGTGGGCACCCTGGCTCTGCTGCGTCCAGTGGAACGGCCGCTGATTCGAGGCATCCTGATCAACCGCTTCCGAGGCCGGCGGGAACTGTTCGATCAAGGGCGCAGCTGGCTGGAGCAGCACACGGGCATTCCGGTTGTGGGGGTGATGCCCTGGCTGAACGATCTGTTTCCGCCTGAAGACTCGCTCGATCTGCTGGAGCGGAGGCCGACAAGGGGCCCGGTCGATCTGGAGATCGCCGTGCTGAAGCTGCCCTCGATCAGCAACTTCTCCGATCTGGATCCGCTGGAGGCGGAGAGCAGCGTGCGGCTGCGCTGGGTCGCGCCCGGGGAAGCGCTGGGCACGCCGGACGCGGTGATTCTTCCCGGCAGCAAACAGACGCTGCGGGATCTGCAGGCCATGCGCAGCAGCGATCTGGCGAAGCAGCTGGTGGGCTATGCCGCCCGGGGCGGATCGGTGCTGGCCATCTGTGGCGGAATGCAGCTGCTGGGAGAGCAGCTCGACGACCCCGAAGGAGTGGAGGGGGGCGAGGGTTCCGGCCCCTGGGCCGGACTGGGGCTGCTGCCGTTGATCACGCGTTTCGGAGGCGAGAAGGCCCTGCGCCAGCGCAAGGTGCAGGCGCTCTGGCCGGAACCGATCCCGATCAGCGGCTTCGAGCTGCATCACGGCAGCACCCGCGCCACCGATTCACTCGCGCCCCTGACAGACGAGGCCGGCCTGGGCTGGTGGACGCCCACCAGGGGCGGTGGAAGCATCACCGGCAGCTATCTGCATGGACTGCTCGACAACGGACCCTGGCGACGTCACTGGCTGAATCAGCTGCGCCAGCGCAGACAACTAGAGCCCCTGGCCACGGATCGGCCCCACCACGGTGACCACCGTGACCAGCTGCTCGACCGACTCGCCGATGCCTTCGAGCAGCATGTGGACCTGACGCCTCTGCTCGACGCAGAAGGATGA
- a CDS encoding 4a-hydroxytetrahydrobiopterin dehydratase translates to MDQWQERKRPVCLERRFEFDSYSATRDFLDRLGEHSEAAQRFPDISFGRTYVNITLRPGDEGDDPQLSESDRAFAAQIDGLLG, encoded by the coding sequence ATGGATCAGTGGCAAGAACGCAAGCGGCCGGTCTGCCTGGAACGTCGTTTTGAGTTCGACAGCTACAGCGCCACCCGTGATTTCCTTGACCGGCTCGGGGAGCACAGTGAGGCCGCCCAGCGTTTTCCGGACATCAGCTTCGGGCGGACCTACGTGAACATCACCCTGCGGCCTGGTGATGAGGGCGATGACCCGCAGTTGAGTGAATCCGACCGGGCTTTCGCGGCCCAGATCGATGGTCTCCTCGGTTGA
- a CDS encoding CO2 hydration protein, translating to MTTTAPLPVSAPTLPDQEELIRRLLSDTPLLKDTPDHLLQVVNVLESYGIVLDAYSKNLVDQGQKQLLNPFPVFRFFHEGFNLKRLWDHLLGDRINFEYAEYCQKAMFWHGTGGLDAYLDSDAFREACDRIIAAKTRRDPLLAFTNSLYRGFAPESVRSLTTIYCLGLFWRVMSDLFVDLARRYRIGEVACVNDVVHHIRDGLVAAAGSPITYKVTVAGEEFWVLPPEAGLTFLVDVAVPYVEAVFFRGMPFLGTVSYNAQARQISPDISDFKYGALYADPIPSMGAGIPPSLCMQDMYRHLPEELSSWYDHHGRAQVDVHVQICISFQKSMFCVTNGAIAGTMPHPLDTQDPEQQAANRAYAEAWSGRLMGCQRVALL from the coding sequence ATGACCACCACCGCACCGTTGCCCGTCTCCGCTCCAACGCTTCCGGACCAGGAGGAACTGATCCGGCGTCTGCTCAGCGACACTCCCCTGCTCAAGGACACGCCCGATCATCTGCTGCAGGTGGTGAACGTTCTCGAGAGCTACGGGATCGTGCTGGATGCCTACAGCAAGAACCTGGTCGACCAGGGGCAGAAGCAGCTGCTCAATCCCTTCCCGGTGTTCCGCTTCTTCCATGAGGGTTTCAACCTCAAGCGGCTCTGGGATCATCTGCTGGGGGACCGGATCAATTTCGAGTACGCCGAGTACTGCCAGAAGGCGATGTTCTGGCACGGAACCGGAGGGTTGGATGCCTACCTCGACAGTGACGCCTTCCGGGAGGCCTGCGATCGGATCATTGCGGCGAAGACCCGCCGTGACCCTCTGCTGGCCTTCACCAACAGCCTCTACCGGGGTTTCGCTCCGGAATCGGTCCGTTCGCTCACCACGATCTACTGCCTCGGATTGTTCTGGCGGGTGATGAGCGATCTGTTCGTTGACCTGGCCCGTCGTTACCGCATCGGTGAGGTGGCCTGCGTCAACGACGTGGTGCATCACATCCGCGACGGCCTCGTGGCGGCAGCAGGCAGTCCGATCACCTACAAGGTGACCGTGGCCGGTGAGGAGTTCTGGGTGCTGCCTCCCGAGGCGGGCCTCACCTTCCTGGTGGATGTGGCGGTGCCTTACGTGGAGGCGGTGTTCTTCCGGGGTATGCCGTTCCTCGGCACGGTCTCCTACAACGCCCAGGCTCGTCAGATTTCACCTGACATCAGCGATTTCAAGTACGGCGCTCTCTACGCCGATCCGATTCCGAGCATGGGGGCCGGTATCCCGCCGAGCCTCTGCATGCAGGACATGTACCGGCATCTGCCGGAGGAGCTGAGCAGCTGGTACGACCATCACGGTCGCGCTCAGGTGGACGTGCACGTGCAGATCTGCATCAGCTTCCAGAAATCGATGTTCTGCGTCACCAACGGGGCGATCGCCGGCACCATGCCTCACCCGTTGGACACCCAGGATCCCGAGCAGCAGGCGGCCAACCGCGCCTATGCGGAGGCCTGGTCGGGTCGCTTGATGGGATGCCAGCGGGTGGCGCTCCTCTAG
- a CDS encoding nucleoside triphosphate pyrophosphatase → MLLLASASPARRRLLEQAGIPHRVQVSGVDESGIQHPDPSQLVQLLAQAKASAVRDQLDPAAPITAVLGCDSLLVFDGEVFGKPADAEEARVRWRRMAGARGELLTGHCLLPGPAGSGLPRLACIGTGVLFAPLSEEEIAAYVASGEPLQCAGGFALEGRGGLCIAALDGCYSNVIGLSLPWLRSALGAGMTKMSSEISG, encoded by the coding sequence ATGCTGCTGCTCGCCTCGGCATCCCCGGCCCGCCGCCGATTGCTCGAGCAGGCGGGCATTCCCCATCGCGTTCAGGTGAGCGGGGTTGATGAGAGCGGCATCCAGCATCCGGATCCATCGCAGCTGGTGCAGCTGCTGGCGCAGGCCAAGGCCAGTGCCGTGCGGGATCAGCTGGATCCCGCGGCACCGATCACAGCCGTGCTCGGCTGCGACTCGCTTCTGGTGTTCGACGGGGAGGTGTTCGGCAAGCCGGCGGATGCGGAGGAGGCCAGGGTTCGCTGGCGACGGATGGCCGGAGCTCGTGGTGAGCTGCTCACCGGTCACTGCCTGCTGCCCGGGCCCGCCGGATCCGGGCTCCCCCGGCTGGCCTGCATCGGCACGGGGGTGCTGTTCGCACCACTCAGTGAGGAGGAGATCGCCGCCTATGTGGCCAGCGGGGAACCGCTGCAATGCGCCGGTGGTTTCGCGCTGGAAGGCCGCGGCGGCCTGTGCATCGCCGCTCTGGACGGCTGCTATTCGAATGTGATCGGCCTCAGCCTGCCCTGGCTGCGCAGCGCGCTTGGCGCCGGCATGACCAAAATGAGCTCTGAAATTTCCGGCTGA
- a CDS encoding mechanosensitive ion channel family protein has product MSALARRLHSWLVPLLLSALLLPWLSGGWSPAGGTTLMDLVPLGAPKPSAATGADANTTFEGKFELAKVRIQGIPVISVASPVTIDGRPVIHASSRASVIEGNLRALYDPNQICSFSERVSEWLLDQVLRGDSRVCAAFQRYGLERSGAPISLEVVRESNGLYQLAARLPGRVNPFPLLTVTKADAEINGARELALAQVWRRRLEDRINFARKVSAPDRLVRRWRLLLVLELLLAGLTAATVFLWNRMRQRIARLQRELREQRRADHRVELRLHVEQALAIAVLLLLICEAVLMLGLGVMAIPGQVPLGIELLLQPTYALGKFLVVTAVTLLLRGLTTFLLSQWALDVDVAQHELARRQQRYRSLVRVCHRLINVLGVLAVGLWILLDIPGVRSTSVSLVLAGGALLGALALVFQGLLRDFTAGLVMLLEDRYAIGDWIEVDDHEGEVIDVGLFSTQVRCLDQRVHILNNALIQQLRNHTKLRSGSLVTLLISHRQQDLETVFEVLSEEIDAFRRDPIWSARLIGEPVLRGVKRSTALGVHMQVLLITRVGEQWATEREFQRRALQALHRRGVQIADGLELMPSLPPADVR; this is encoded by the coding sequence TTGTCCGCCCTGGCGCGACGGTTGCATTCCTGGCTGGTGCCGCTGTTGCTGTCGGCCCTGCTGCTGCCCTGGCTGAGCGGTGGTTGGTCGCCGGCGGGCGGCACCACGCTGATGGATCTGGTGCCCCTCGGAGCTCCGAAGCCCTCGGCGGCGACGGGGGCTGATGCCAACACCACCTTCGAGGGCAAGTTCGAGCTGGCCAAGGTGCGGATTCAGGGAATCCCGGTGATTTCGGTGGCCAGCCCGGTGACCATCGATGGCCGGCCGGTGATTCATGCCTCCAGCCGGGCCAGCGTGATCGAGGGCAACCTGCGGGCTCTGTACGACCCCAACCAGATCTGCAGCTTCAGTGAGCGGGTGAGTGAATGGCTCCTGGACCAGGTGCTGCGCGGAGATTCCAGGGTCTGTGCCGCGTTTCAGCGCTATGGCCTCGAACGCTCCGGAGCGCCGATCAGCCTCGAGGTGGTGCGGGAGAGCAATGGGTTGTATCAACTGGCGGCGCGGCTGCCCGGGCGGGTGAATCCGTTCCCGCTGCTCACCGTCACCAAGGCCGACGCGGAGATCAACGGCGCCCGGGAACTGGCGCTGGCTCAGGTGTGGCGTCGTCGGCTGGAAGATCGCATCAACTTTGCCCGGAAGGTGTCAGCGCCGGACCGGCTTGTCCGGCGCTGGCGTCTACTCCTGGTGCTGGAACTGCTGCTGGCTGGCCTCACCGCCGCCACGGTGTTCCTCTGGAACCGCATGCGCCAACGCATCGCCCGCTTGCAGCGGGAACTGCGGGAGCAGCGCAGAGCTGATCATCGGGTGGAGCTGCGTCTGCATGTGGAGCAGGCGCTGGCGATCGCGGTGCTGCTGCTGTTGATCTGTGAGGCGGTGCTGATGCTGGGGCTCGGCGTGATGGCCATTCCGGGTCAGGTGCCTCTCGGGATCGAACTGCTGTTGCAGCCCACCTATGCACTGGGCAAGTTTCTGGTGGTCACGGCGGTGACGCTGCTGCTGCGCGGTCTCACCACCTTTCTGCTCAGCCAGTGGGCGTTGGATGTGGATGTGGCCCAGCACGAGCTGGCCCGCCGCCAGCAGCGCTACCGCAGTCTGGTGCGGGTCTGCCACCGGCTGATCAATGTGCTCGGGGTTCTGGCGGTGGGTCTGTGGATCCTGCTGGATATTCCCGGTGTCCGTTCCACGTCCGTGTCGTTGGTGCTGGCCGGCGGCGCCTTGCTCGGCGCCCTGGCCCTGGTGTTTCAGGGACTGTTGCGCGATTTCACCGCCGGACTGGTGATGCTTCTGGAGGATCGCTACGCGATCGGCGACTGGATCGAAGTGGACGATCACGAGGGCGAGGTGATCGATGTGGGGCTGTTCAGCACCCAGGTGCGCTGCCTGGATCAACGGGTGCACATCCTCAACAACGCCCTGATTCAGCAACTGCGTAACCACACGAAGCTGCGCTCCGGAAGTCTGGTGACGTTGCTGATCTCCCATCGCCAGCAGGACCTCGAGACCGTGTTTGAGGTGCTGTCTGAGGAGATCGATGCGTTCAGGAGGGATCCGATCTGGTCAGCGCGCCTGATCGGGGAACCGGTGCTGCGGGGCGTCAAGCGCAGCACTGCCCTCGGAGTGCACATGCAGGTGCTGCTGATCACCCGGGTTGGCGAGCAGTGGGCTACCGAGCGGGAATTCCAGCGCCGGGCACTGCAGGCGCTGCATCGCCGTGGGGTTCAGATCGCCGATGGTCTGGAACTCATGCCGTCACTCCCACCCGCTGATGTGCGCTGA
- a CDS encoding Npun_F0494 family protein: MLLRRLPATGIPAINPPTDLLDQRSHARAMRSMRCLPFSAPLYRELQMRGLDAAAIWNERSRYAKTERWPRSAEALEDDLRWLITVGVLRREVDGQGLTSRFRLTPLGRHLLDEQPDQLDRATSIGERLRQALRRRWPLA; this comes from the coding sequence TTGCTGCTCCGTAGGCTGCCAGCGACGGGGATCCCTGCCATCAACCCTCCCACCGACCTGCTGGATCAACGCAGCCATGCCCGGGCGATGCGTTCGATGCGCTGCCTGCCGTTCAGCGCGCCTCTGTACAGGGAGCTGCAGATGCGCGGTCTGGATGCCGCCGCGATCTGGAATGAGCGATCCCGCTATGCCAAAACAGAGCGCTGGCCCCGCAGTGCCGAAGCACTGGAGGATGATCTGCGCTGGCTGATCACCGTCGGCGTGCTGCGGCGCGAGGTGGATGGCCAGGGGCTGACCAGTCGGTTCCGGCTGACACCGCTCGGTCGTCATTTGCTCGACGAACAGCCCGATCAGCTCGATCGGGCCACTTCCATCGGCGAGCGACTGCGCCAGGCGCTGCGCCGGCGCTGGCCCCTGGCATGA